Genomic window (Gemmatimonas sp.):
TCGTACCTGCAGTTCGCGTGACAATGGCAAGTTGAATTGCCTGAACCTTCCGCCCCGATCGCTCAGGTACAGAATATTCTGAACATCGAGAGCGCCGACTGCTGAGGAGAAGTTCATCATCGGACGATGCAACATCACCATCGACCCATTGGCAAACTGCCCCTGCACTGAATTTAACCCGGTCGTCGCAGCGAGCTCGGCGATCCGTTCGACTCTGGCAAACTTGAGTTTCGAGTCGAAGATCGACAATCGTCGTAAGGATCCGTCGTAGACGCCAATAGAATCTCCGCGCAAACGCAGTATTCGCGATCGCGCCGTGAACTCGCCCGGACCGCCGCCCTTTCGACCCGCTGCCGCGACGAAGCGTCCAGTAGAGTTGGCAAGCACGATGCGGGGCTCGTATTGATCGCCGAACAACACCGAGCCATTCGGGAGCATCGCCACTCCTGCGAAGTAATCGAATGGCATCTGTTCGCCCTGCGCACCACGAAGCGGAACGACAATGACGGAATTCCACGACTTGACTCGCGCGGCGGATTGCAACGCGGACTGCGCGTTCGCTGCCGAAGCGCCGGCGAGGAGCATCAGACCAGTGGCAACATTGAATACTCGCGCAACCATCGTCGCCTTCATCGTCTCTCCCATTTGTTATTCACTGGCATGCCCCGGAATCCGTCGCCGCGTCCGCGACGCGCCCTTTCTCGTGCCTGCGCATACGAGTTGCGCTCTGCAGCCGCAACGCTCGGCGTTACTCCGGCGGCGTGGCTTCGACGGCGAGCGTCCTCGAGGTCCACTTGTCGGGACGTGCTCCCATCTCGAGGAGATGCTTTCGGAACACCAGGGCTGAGCCGCTCAACGCGTCGGTTTTCACGAACGCAATTGGCAATCCTGGTTCAGCACCGTAAACAGGCTCGGCTTGGAAACCGCGTGACCGCAGCAGCGCTGCAACGTCGCGAGCAGATGCGTCCGGATTCTCCACGACAAACCCAAGGGCTGCGCTGGGGTTGCCGAGTGTAGCAAGCATTTGCGGTTGCGGGTGGTTGATGATTGTGCCATTGGAAAATATCGTGCGCTGCACTGCTTTTGAGTCGGCCCGGAACCGCGGGTCGTGTCCGTGCAGCTGCATGATTTCCTCCAGGACGATCAACCCCGCCTCGGATTTCGCGGTGAACACGTGATAGTCTCGATCGGGGAACGGCAGCGGATTGCGGTCGTTTGCCACAGCCATCGCCCATAGCATCACCAGAACGGTCACGACCGGTACCGCGACGACAAGGATGGTGGGAACGCGGGTGGTGGCCGTGAAGATTCTCATCATTCCGCTTCGATCAGGTGAAGGCTTGTGTCCGACAACGACCGGCTCGGACGTGGTTTGGAGAACAACAAGAGTATCGTCCCGCGCTTCCGAAGACTACTTCTGCGGCGAGAACTCGAACGGCAGTTGCATTAGTTGCCGCACCGCTCGTCCGTTCACCGTGGCCGGCGAGAACTTCATCTGCGCGAGTGCCGTCTTCACCGATTCGGTGAACAGCGGATCGGCTGAGCGAAGCACCTTCAGCGAGCTCATATCGGCCGTACCGTCGGCGTTGATGATCACTTGTGCGACCACCGTTCCCTGGACGCCCGCGGCGCGCAGCGTGGGCGGATACACTGGCCCTACGGCACCCGGCGCAATGGCCGCCTGCTGGTCGAGCGTAGACCCCGAGCGAGCCCGCGGCGGCACCGGTGACACGGCCCCGACCTCACCGAGCGAGAACTGAAACGGCTGCTGCGCGAGCTGTTTCACGGCGCGTCCACCCACCATCGCCGGCATGAACTGCATCTCAACCAACGCTGCGCGCACCGCCTCGGCGAAGAGTGGATCGGCGGTCCGGAGCACCTTGAACGTCGCCATATCGACCTTGCCGTCGGTGTTCACCACGAACTGCGCGAGTACCGCGCCTTCGACACGCGCCGCGCGCAGCGACGCGGGATACATCGGCCCCTTACTGCCCGGCGCCATCATGGCCGGCTTCTCCACCTGAAAATCGAAGTACGGCTTTCCCTCTGGAATGCTGACCGGTTTGTCGGCCACGATCGGCGCGGTCGACTGCCGCGCGGCGGCGGGGGCGGGTCCCATGAGGTTGTCACTCACGCGATTCGAACACGCGGCCGCAAGCGCGAGCGCGGCAACGGCACCGGCCATGAGGGCCTGAGTGATCGGGCGTCGGGAAGGCGCAGAAGTCATGACAGTGATTCTCCGGGCGAGTTGTGAACGGGAATGGGCGAGCATGGGCGCGAAGCGGGCGGAGCTGCCGCGTTGCGCGATGAGCAGCAGCAGCTTCGCGTATCGCTGGCGGTCGGCGACAGCGAGCAGCGTGCGGGCGTCACAGTCCACTTCCATGGCGAGGCGCAGTCGGCTGGTGATGAACCAGAGGCCGGCGTTCCATGGGGCGATCGTCGTGGCGGCCACCGACAGCCACACCAGCCACGGGTCACGAGCCAGCCGGTGTTCGCGTTCATGACGCAGCACGAGCGCGCGCAACGAAGCATCGAGATCGAGCAGCCACGCGGGAATCACGATGTGCATGTCGCGAAGTCCGATCACGGCGGGTCCGAGCGAGTCGGACACGAGCACGTCATCACCATCGACGGTGTGTCTGATGGCGCGGTGGCGGATGCGGTGCAACACGATGACCGCGCGTGCCATCTGCACCAGCATGACCGCACTGACCACGCCCCACACGGCCAGCAACACGACGTCGATATGCTGGAACAGCAAATCGAAGAGCGTGATCGGAGCATCGGCAAGCGGCGCGGTCACCGGTAACACGTTGCCCATGTGCACGCCGCCGT
Coding sequences:
- a CDS encoding M56 family metallopeptidase, translated to MIGLWMLAATVFALLVGVAAMGAERLLRAAHRPTRAVWLGALGVAFAWPPMAWLFLTRPTRDDGGVHMGNVLPVTAPLADAPITLFDLLFQHIDVVLLAVWGVVSAVMLVQMARAVIVLHRIRHRAIRHTVDGDDVLVSDSLGPAVIGLRDMHIVIPAWLLDLDASLRALVLRHEREHRLARDPWLVWLSVAATTIAPWNAGLWFITSRLRLAMEVDCDARTLLAVADRQRYAKLLLLIAQRGSSARFAPMLAHSRSQLARRITVMTSAPSRRPITQALMAGAVAALALAAACSNRVSDNLMGPAPAAARQSTAPIVADKPVSIPEGKPYFDFQVEKPAMMAPGSKGPMYPASLRAARVEGAVLAQFVVNTDGKVDMATFKVLRTADPLFAEAVRAALVEMQFMPAMVGGRAVKQLAQQPFQFSLGEVGAVSPVPPRARSGSTLDQQAAIAPGAVGPVYPPTLRAAGVQGTVVAQVIINADGTADMSSLKVLRSADPLFTESVKTALAQMKFSPATVNGRAVRQLMQLPFEFSPQK